From the Echeneis naucrates chromosome 7, fEcheNa1.1, whole genome shotgun sequence genome, the window caaaacaacattgtgTGCCTtttggagagagaggaaaaaaaagaagaagatacCTGAGATCTATCTTGGACTGGATTACTTCACATCTTCTTTACAGTGGCTGTATCATCCTTGACCAGAAAGCTGAAAAAGTGACAGCATGGCCGTGATCCTCTTGGTGATGGGACTCTCTCTGCTCATGCAGGGCTGCCTGTCCATTCCGGCACAGAATGACCAAGGCTGTGTGAAATGGCAACCAGATCCTTCAAATACAAGCAATGTTTGCTGCGACAGCTGTCATCCAGGTAAGCAATAAAGAGcgtgagagcgagagagactgATGCTCAGACAAGAAGTAACACACTCTAGACTTACAGTTAGTATTCCTGAGGGGATGGAGAAAGGCTGCCAGCTGTTATATAACTATGTCTCCAAATGaagtgttttaattattttatataatgAGTTGTACCATCTGAGGATATTATTATCATGTTCCCTGAGAAGTTCCTCTATAGCAGCTGCATGTAAGCCACTATAGTTTCAGTGGTTTTTCAGCAAACAccacaacagagagaaaaggtgaGGATGAGGCAACTTGTTAAAAATTTTTGGAGCTGTGATATTTATTCGTATGGGCCATTAAAATCTCAAAACCGCAGAAGGGGCAGGCATGTCATTCAAGATGTATCATTGAATGGTAGCAGCATTtcttatatgtgtgtgtgtgtgtgtgtttgcttgcaGGGCATCGCGTGTACCAAAAGTGTGGTCCACGTCCAAAGGAGCTCTGCAAACCTTGTAAACCTGGGACTTTCACACTGAAGGATAATAGCCTTAAGTGTGAGAGATGTACAGAGTGTGCAGGTATGTTATTGTGTCTTAGTGGTTACAATGACATTTCCTCAGAATGCATGTCTGAAATCAGTAATATTTTGGGTGTCTTTCCTCAACTGACGCTTCATTTAGGTGCTCAAGTCCTTTTGAAAGAATGCACAGCCACAGCGGACACACAGTGTGGATGTAGAGAGGGACTTAAGTGTGGGGATAGCAAgtgttccttttgtgttcaGAAGTGTAACAAAGGTGAACAACCTACAAAAAATcgtaagtaaaaaaaaacaaaacaaagaaaacaaaaacaaaactacgtAGTCGTGCATGACTCTGACACACCTAACAGTTTCACAATGATTGTCAATTCACCTGCATTGCTGTCCTTGCAGGTTCTTGCGAGCCATGTCCAGAGGGCACTTTCAATAACCAAATTCACCAGAGGTGTAAGCCACAGATAACTGAGTGCGTTATACTCTTCTCTCATGCTGTCATCAATGTGCATAGGAATTTTAGGAATTTCATGAAAACCAAGATCATTCATTGTAATTCTTCTGTTATTGGTTTTATTTCCACTAAGGTGTCCCAGAAATCACGTCCTCATCAAGGGGAACGCAACCACTGAGTCTGAGTGTCAAATCATTTTACTGATGCCATCGATAAAGCCCACCGCAACAGGTAATGCGCAATTCTGCCCTTGTAAGGGGAGTTGATCATTCAtcttcataaaaataaataaataaaataatatatgtatatttttgaattattttatcagTTGCTCCAGAAAGGATGTGGCCACTGGTCACATCTTTGGTCACCAGCTTAGCTCTGATAGGCTTTTGCGTCGTCATTGGTGTCAGTGTGGCTATGAAGGCTGcccaaaacagaaagaaggcatCAAAAGTGTCCCGGAAAGGACCCGTGATCAGAGTCCCTACAGGTAATGTCCCCTCATGACATTAAAGAGACCATTTTACCTCAATCATACTGATTATCACAAGATATTTATCAAACAATTCACAAATTTAGATATTTGtctccactttgtgtttttttttttttttttttttagatgaacCTATGACTTTACGAGCAGTAGAGTGCAGTTTCCATGAGGCCCAGCAGGAGCAAGGAAGCAGCTCAGAGTCTCTGGACTCTAAGGACTCCTCAGGCCATCTCCTTGCATAGATGTCCAGACAAGAAACTGAAAGGAAATTGAGAATAAGGAAGGTTTTAAGATGGGGAATCTTCCCCGTGATGCTCAGCCACAAGCttgaaagctgtttttgttcTATGAATTAGTTTATTATTACAACACTGTCTAAAcccagcatttctttttttatccactTCTTTTTTCCTTGAACCAAATAGTTAGTTATTGTTTAAAAACTGATGGGATAGAGGTTTTGCTCTATACATCAGGATTAAATTAAGGAAACTGTGAATATTCATATGGGGAAatctgagagaggaaaaaaaaacaggtagaATGCCGGAAGGCTTATCTTTATGTAAACTAAGCCAGACAGTGAGgcatttccccttttttttttgtcatttatttcttcCTTATTTTCAGGGTTTTGCAAAAACATTCCATCCAGACATTACACATGTAAGGTGTTTACTACTGTTAAATTATCTTTAAACAGAGTAGTTGGAAATGTCCACAGTGGCCAGTGTGAAATAACTGAGAGACTACTGttgaatgattttatttattaatattgcGCTACACTGTTATGTGCACATCTGAGCAGGAAAACTGGTGTTAACCTCCATTTGTTGGTGGGTGTTCAGCTCAGTACaaagcatttgactgcagacaGTTTTTAGTGACAGCAAACACTGAGCCTACACATTCCACCTTAAATAGATCAGGTTTCAGTGCTCAACCTACAGACCTACCTAGCCTTTTTATCTTGGTGTGCTTGTTTTGCCCTGTCATGTTGCAGGTGCCAAATAGTTATAATGATGTTGTTTGATGATTTTATGAAGtgaactctgtctgtctgcgttaACATTTAACTTTGTATATGACTACCTTGTGTGAACTCTGTGAAAATGACAATAGTAGCAATAGTTTGGATACTTTGACACCAAAACTATCACACTTTGAAGCTACTGCCTCTTAGATTATGTTTGAAGGAACTATTTGGACTTTCCTAGCAATTCTTTACTTGGTGTCAAAAAGTCCAGAGAAGGGAATGTTCCCTGCCAGAACACGTATTAAATTAAAGAATGCCTACAGAGTCTAAAACACAGTTCTTAGAGTGCACCGCTACAGTTCTTgggtctttttcattttttcaaggagggagagaaaatttGGTCAAGGTTCCACGGTACTTCTTTGGCAAGTTGGGGCACGCCTACTGAGGAAGAGTTGAGAAACACTGTGTGCTCTCTAACAACTCATCAAATTTGCTTGGAGTCTGTGCCTGGATTCTTTAAATTCCTGTGTGAGTCATATGGGAAATCCTTGGGACAAATATTGATGTTCAGAATACATTTGATGCGCACATTATGTGGCTCAAGGGTCAGATGGAAAATCCCCACCATCAGACCTATACTGTCTTTTACTTTTGATTAGCACAGTGGGGTAGGCGGTGACTTGTGTTTCAGTGGAAGtagtagttgttttttttttgttgtttttttttatttatttattatttttcttttttgaaatgtattttttaagtGTAGCAGGTGCTGGCATCTTGTGAAATGGAACATTTTAATGTACTATGTGGGCACAGAGTGACAATGCTGGCCCACACTTATAGTAATGTACCAGTGACTATACACTCTGACTCACAACTGAAGCACAGCAATATCGAGTTGAAGACCACAAAGTTCACAGGTGCTGATGAGTAAACTGTTGAGAACTGTAGCACTTTAATTCACTTTGTAACTGTTACCTGTCTCTTGATGGTTTGCCTTATCTATATTTTTAACtgaattgtttttatatatcagcCATGATGAGTTTACTTCACCACATGCCCATGACATGATATTTTAGAGTGgtcaataaaatatattttttaatttgttgcttTGTATTTATAACAGTTGCACTCATAATGGCTCACCAGAGCTGTGGTTAAATTTTctctttgaaaaagaaacaaagccagcttaaaatgtggaaataatataggcaaacaaaaacaatgaaagaaagtAAAGACTGCCAAACAGTTCCATGTGAGCAAAACATTGTTCGAGCACATTTCATGTGGTATCGGTAAAGTTCATTGGCTTggcactgacaaaaacaaccctACCgagaaaaaaacatgcaatttctcactaatttttcttttcaaattcagTTGAAAGCgctattaaaaaaacaaaacaaaaaaaacaaaaacaacactggaTAATACATTTGGATATTACAAAAATTACGACAGTTCTAAAATATATCTGTTTTCAATATATGCGCACCATTTTAAATAAGGTTAAACTAAGTTCATTTGATTGTCATTGTGCCACTGTAACACTGACTGCAGTTTGGCCAACAAAGTTGGCAAATTACCAACTAAATGTTTTGTAAGTAGCTTGATTGTAAACCACGTCACAGATTTAAGAGTTCGAGAAAATACTTGTTTCCTTCTCTGTAAAAGTCCAATGTTTGTGCCATCAGACTTACGGATGGGTGATTACATTGTCTAAATAATCTACAGTTCAGGGCATTCACCAAAATCCCCCAGATATCCAACTCCATTTAAACAATGCTCAGCTGATACTGAGGATGTGTCATTTCACATTGGTCGCTTCCTTTCAGTACATTttcaactgaaataaatctTCAGTACAATTTAAGAagggaaaccaaaaaaaaataagaaccccaaaacaaaacatgtaaagCTGGAGAAAAATCTGTTTATCCTTCAacaaatacatataaaaaaaagatatttttgatACTGACAATCTACAGATTAGCTAAATAAAGACATGCAACAGTCACACatacaacaaaaaatggatGCTGTTTAAATTAAACACTTTACAATGATGAATTATACCAACAGCTCAATAAACCTCAGTTTTCCCTTTGAAAATGATAAAAGCAATGAGTTCAAAGAGCTCAAAGCCATCATTCACTTAATCAAGAAATattctaaaatataatttctctaAACTCCATCTCTTTGTTCCGCTGGTCTAAAGTGCTAATAGGGGCGGATGGCAGGACTTCATTCTTCAGGTTTCAACCTCAAAGTAAAAAGTAATGAGAACTATAGATTCTTAGTGTTACGTTATATATTCACACTCCAACACCACACTGTGATGGACATTATTGTTGCTTGCAattctccttcttttcttttggtttagTACGTCCTGATTTTTCTGCTTGCCGCTTTGTGGGGGGGATGAAAGTAGGTTCCTCGAGGAAGTCGTGTAAGCCAGAATGTGGGATGGGAAGTGGCTGACAGGCTGGACCTACAATGGAGGAAAAGAATGTTCATTTCGAGGCCattgttttcacagtttcagtTCAAGTGCCACTGGTCATGTTTAAAGTACCCGTTTGTCCCACTTGCAGGACCTCTGTGTCCTGTCTCCGGGCCTGGAAGGTCGGGTCAAGCTCCTCTGCAATATTTCTGACCTGCTGGCCTTGTCTGTAAGAAGAGTAAGAAGAGCAGTTGGACATTAGAGTAAAGTATGGGGCACGTTATGAGTTTAACGTATATTAAGGTGGAGACGGTTACGGTGAAGTATAGGTGGGACTGGGAGGTAGGTTCTCTGGGGAGCAGTCCTCAGTGGGGGAAGGGAGGCCCTCTGAGTCAAGTCGCTCTCGCTGGACCTGAGAAAACAAAGGAGTCCAACTCACTTCATTAGTTTCTTTCTAGAACGTAGCTGATGAAACTGCAATTGTAGCGTGAAAGGTGCACAATCTCTGTTCTAACAGGGTGAAGTGATTGCGACAGGCCTTTCCTTGAAACATGCttacctgtctctctcttcccacTCGTTTGTCATGGTGTGTGATCATGGCTCTGTGCTCGCGCCATGACGCCGGCCCTTCCAGTTCACGGGATCGatgctttgatttaatttcctGCTTCTGCATAAAACGGGCAATTTCCTAGtgcaaaaacacagcacagggATCAATGCAGAGGTGGATGTTACATGAGACGTGCGCTGAATTTGTGTCCATTCTTCATCGCACCTCATCCTGCGCCACCTGTGCCACTCTGAAGTCTCCCTCTGGGTAAGAACTACATGGAGTGGATTGGGAGTTCTGTGAGAACAAGATGGTGATTATGAGAAAAGGGTAATCGTGAAGGAGAGCCTGAACTTTATCCTTCATCCTTGACTGATCAATCACATCGTGGACAACCCACCACCCTCAAGAGccgctcctcctcttcctggagCTTGCGGGCTAGTTCTTCATCTTGCAGGACCTGATGCAGTTCCCCAAGATCTAAGCTTGCCTCACCCAGTTCTGACTGCAGCGACACTCCTAAGATTGCAGCAAAACTTTGTCAGAAGTGAACTCTCAGATCCAAAGAAAATTAAGGCAATACGATGATTCAGAGGCACACTGAAAGACGGGCTGACAGAGGTGAGTCAGCTGCTGAGAGCACACAGCATGTAAGGGCATGTTTGAGGTACAGAGAAAGACTCCAGTGGCATTTATAGTCTCACAACGTCAAGAAAAGattgatgaagaagatgaaggtgaGCATGACAGACTGCACGTAAGATCATTTTAGGACTACTGACACTGGagatgtgaaaaaggaaaaattatcCCACTTCAATGAGAGACCCCAAATCAACGTTACAACCCACTTTTGTCCAGATTATTATGATGATTGAGGGAAAATGAGAGGAGCCCATGAACACAGACTGAAAGCTTTCCCTCTAACCAGGGTTGGCTGCAGATCTGGGTTACCTGCTGCCGTGTGCCTTGACCTATTCCTGGTTGacgccctgctgctgctgaggcttTGGCTACGCTGTGGGGCTCCTCGAGGAGGCCACTCACGCCTCCTTTCCACCTCCAGTTCCTCATCTGAGCTTAACCTTTGTTCTATGGTGTCATGCCAATTTCTGCGTTGGCACGGTGTCCTCTTGTCTTTGTAATCGTACGCATTCCTATCTCCTCTCTCACCATTATTGTACCTGTGCACACTGCTGCCGGCAAGATATGAATCTCTACTGCTAATCTCATAAACCTCTGTGGTATTCTCCATATTATGACGTAGCCCGTCTCGGTCCTCCCTGTGATCTCTCCCACTTTTATCTCTGTATGACGATCTCCTCTCCCTGATATCTCCATGGAAACTGTGCCTGCTGGTGACAGCTCTCTGGAAGACTCTCTGATGTGATTGGGGCTCGCAGCAGGAGGCCCCACTCCCATGAAGCACCTGgctgtttctgctttgaggCCGTATTTGCAGTGGCGCCCTGTTGCCACCGAATCTCACCGGCACACCTCTCTCTCTGAGGACCTGGCCGAGCATCTCCCACACTTGGCTGCTTTCATCGTGCTGCCCGTTAGAGTTTCTGCTATCATCCTGAAAGTGGACATGTTTGTCAGGGTTGTCCTTATAGCTCCAGGTCCTTGCTAAGCGTCTGTTGCTTTGAGTAGTCCTGTCATGTAGCCTGACAGATTCACTGCGACTGCGTCGCCTTTCTCTCACCTCACCCAACCTAGAGTCTCTATCCTGATCTCTACTCCTGAACCAACCCTCATACTCCTCCCTATGCTTCCTTTGCTGACCCTGAGTCCAAGGCCTCCTCTTGTCGAGGTCATCGTAACAATCCTCATTACagtcttctccttcctcctccaacaTTCTGAGGTCGTCTGTGAAGCTGCTTCGTGAGGAAAGACTTCTGCAGCTTCTCTCTTTTGGGTGACGTAAAGAGGCCTGCTGTCGCAGAGGTGCTGTGTTTAGTCTTTCATTCAGTCCCTGGGACCAGACAGAGAGTTCTTCAGAGGAATCTGTGTCTGAGTTCTCTAAATCCTCCCTCAAAGGCTCTCTCAACTCCCTCCTGATTTGCCTAATGGAATCTGTGTGTCCTTGATTTGACCATGAAGTTGTGTTTGTCTCAGCTGCTGGTACCCTCTGGGAGACAGCCCAAGGCCCAGTTGAGTGTGTTTGGTTGTGAGAGGTAGAAAAGGGCCACCTGGTGGTGGAGGTTGAGTACTGCGCCCCATCTTGGTGGCGTGGGGAAGGCAGTGCAGGATCACCGGTGCTGCCTTTATTAATaccaaacatgcaaacacaaaagcaggGTGGGTGTTAGGCCGTTACACAGGTGCAGTTAAGGATGAGGTAACCTTTAGAACTAAAAAACAACCGCAtgtcacttgtgtgtttgttacacaACTCACATAGATGTTTTAGGCACAAGTGAACGTGCAGCTCAGAACACACGAAACACTGTCATGCATaacagaaaagggaaaaacatgCTATGTACACGCAATTGATTGAGAAACAACACATTATGGAGACAATATAAGTGGCTGTGAACAGACCATGTTTTGTTCATGCTGTAACGCCTGTGGGGAACGATTtggaaacaacaacagtaaGCAGTAGCAGTGGAGCGAGGTGGGGTGATGTGTCTTGTCCTACTTTAAGTGGAACAAATTATTCTGCACATGTTCTGCAAGAGTTCATACAAAATACGTTTGGTTTCTGAAAATCATACTCAAAACTTTCCTTTATACTGTTTTAACTTATGTTGCTGCATTAGCGCAGTAGTGTGTTGCCATACCATAACACTGGCTGCTCCTCCTGagcctctgctcctcctcttcctgcattCGTTTAGCTATTTCCTGTGGAGACATGGTAGACATGAACATTATCAGCAACTCACCAGGAATTCGTGCTTAGTTCAGATTAAAGGGAgatggaaatttaaaaaaataaaaaataaaatgaacaaagtcaAACCAATCAAGTCAAGACTGGTAAGTTTTAAGcttagagagaaaaaaaaatccaaatgctTTTGATTAACTCTTACAAACTGAACTCTGAACTTTATATTGAAATCACAACAAGAAGCAGCAAACATGAGACCTCACTACAAACATCATGTACGTATACTGTGTAGCTTCcaaccagcaggtggcagcacaACACATTGAGTAAAAAGGGACTACATGAGTCTGTGGCTTCAAATGAGACCTGCAAAGGCTGGTGAAGACTTGTTGATCTGGGCCACTTTAAGATGGTTTGATTTCATTAATGGCTCTTCAACGCAAAGCTGGCTCTGGGTGCCCAAACTGAGTATTTCAGCAAGTGTTGTGGCTGACACAAGAGACTACTTCATATCATCAGTCTGATCTCTGGAGCAGAAAAATGCCAACAGAAGCAGGTCAACAACACTGTGTCACTTCATAAGTAACACCTTGTCACTGGGGAATTCCCAGACACCGCCACACCACAAATCTGTGCTGCTTCTCCAGGAAAGGCCAGACCTAATAATGTTACTCACAAATCAGCAAATTCTCCCAGTGAATTCTACAAAACACCCCTCTGCTGGCTGCATTTACAACATAAATCATTGCTAAGAGCTAACGCAGCTCCTTTTGGTTTGCAATCAGGGTGTTTATGTCAGCCGCTTTGCCAGCATCAGCAGATAATTAGCAGCTTGCCATGGCAGGTTAGGTGTGGAGTGCCACAGGGATCTGGCATTTAAAACTGCACAGCCTGGCTCCTTCTGTTCCTTAATTAAAGAGACAATCTACAGGGAGGCACATATTGAACCAACAGCTCTGATCAGTCAGTCATTAAGGAAGGTAGGTTAATGGTGGTGTTAATAGTTTATCATTTGATCAAAACATCAACGTGTATAAAAGGAAAGGTTTACACCTTACACAGGAACTGATGTATTCAGATGCCCCGTGCTGCATTACCTGACATGGCTATAACCCCGTAGGTAAATGAGGCTTCGCTGAGTGGATTACACCACATTTCAAACCCAAACCCTTTAATAATGATGAATGAACCCCACAGCCTCTCTGGCCTCATGTCCTCCAAAACAAGGAGCTTTTATGAGCTGGTCCAGTGGCGCCTCCTCTGTAAAGGAAACTGCACAGTAAAGGAAAAAATTATGCTGGAGCAGCCTTGTGACGCACAGGACCGGTTGGGGAGTTGCACAGCTGAACTCTtcatttataatctttttttttttttttttgtcaaacaacCGATGTGAGGAAAGGCTTGTGTGCCTGTTGTTAGAGAAACAAATTTAGAATGAGTGAACATTAGAGAAACAAGGGAGACGTGGCTGATGGGAACCATGTTCCCCTCCGACCCAGAATTTGGGTTTGAGAATAatagtttttttgcttttacataATAATGGTAAAAGTCATAACATATGATTCAAAGCACTCAGCGCCTCCTGGTGCCCAATTGATGGGAATGCTCATGaggtttttcctttaatttgtccCGCTCGCACTCGCAGTGGTAACACACCGATGTTGAGCaggtttaaatgttaaaaaatctCAGTTTCGCTAATGAGACTAAAAAGTTTACtaattatttgtgtttggtCACATATCAAAATGCTGGACAAACAATGCATTTATGTGATGACGACAACATGGAAAGGAAAAGTTTTGCATGTGTCAATTTTAATGGCAATTCATCAAGTAGTTGTTGATATCTTATTCAAATTTCACACGTCAACCTGACCAAATTCAATGGTCATATAATATCATCCTCAATGTCCATACAGACTGCATGATTCCGgttgttattatattattatattctacTTCTGGACTTGGTGGAATATCCACACAACACATCATTTTGTCCTGAAATTAAAATCTCAATGTAGAGAATTGTCATTAAATCAAACTTGCAGTGTCATCAGGACCATATTTATCAACCTTCTTGATTCAGCACTGCTcttaaattatgttttacttAACATGTCTCTTCCTGAAACTGCACACTTGAGGTTTTGCAAATGTCGAGTGCACATCCAGTGAGACTAAGTGTGCAGACATGAGTGCAGTCTTGATGAAGAGGCTGACTGTCTGCGTCTAGAATGAGGCACCACAGAAATTGCTTGAGCCATCATCCAGATGGGTAGCTGACAGGTTGTCTCCATCTAACAGCTGAGTTTGCTCTTACTGGCTCTAAGGGCACAGTGGGCACATCGCAGGCTCAGAGCAGCACTTTGCCGCTATTCATTACGGACTCAGTTAGTCCtaagagggaggaaagggaaCTATATGATACTCCCTCACCTGCTGGTAACAGGGAGATAATTAAATGATATATAGGTGCGTCCCAAGTGCCATCTAAGTCTATGAGATGCTGTGATGAATGTGCTTTCGCTAACTTTAACGGTAAAGCTCGTACTATTTTAACTTTATCCCCTGCTGTACGAAAGACGATTAATCTGCCTTCACAAGCAGCGCCTTTCTGCTTTGTGCGCTGCGTGACACACTTTGCACAAGCTTCAACATTTACTGTGTCAGAGAATCCATTAACACAATCTGCTCTGTCTCTTGGCAttggtttgacattttgatCAAATTTGTTCTCTCGAGTTCCTTGTGACTGACGTTAATTCAGGCTGAGCAAATCCACTTTGTCCGCAAAGAAGGAAATGACCAACTTTAACAGTCGACTGTCCTGCCTACAGAGAGCAAATATTTGATACTTGAAAGATATATTTGGTTTGGAGGATCGCTTTGAGGgggtttctctgtgtttctgttttattacattGCTTAAGTTGAATTTCTTCACACCACATCTCTCTTTGCTCTGGTTACTGACGGCAACTTGACACCCGCAAGAGGATTTACTCCTCTTTTAGGAGTAAATCCCTCAAAATATGTCAAAATATTCACATAATATGGGACAGAGTTTACTTTAAAGCCAAACTTAACATACTAAAAAGTCAGAAATTGGGAAATTCAGAAATGACAAAGTGAGCAAATGGCAGATGTACACTGACTTCTAACCTTGTTTCCATGTATTACTCATCCAAA encodes:
- the tnfrsf9a gene encoding tumor necrosis factor receptor superfamily member 9a codes for the protein MAVILLVMGLSLLMQGCLSIPAQNDQGCVKWQPDPSNTSNVCCDSCHPGHRVYQKCGPRPKELCKPCKPGTFTLKDNSLKCERCTECAGAQVLLKECTATADTQCGCREGLKCGDSKCSFCVQKCNKGEQPTKNRSCEPCPEGTFNNQIHQRCKPQITECPRNHVLIKGNATTESECQIILLMPSIKPTATVAPERMWPLVTSLVTSLALIGFCVVIGVSVAMKAAQNRKKASKVSRKGPVIRVPTDEPMTLRAVECSFHEAQQEQGSSSESLDSKDSSGHLLA
- the LOC115046076 gene encoding trichohyalin-like, coding for MIGIKECQPHRCLLLYCRPDAQCTTLTMNPEDSHLLTSSTTPSRKSPAMCQCFAVLEDGALAHNLQEQEIEQYYTTNIQKNQLVQNDIRVAKRLQDEEEEQQAQQNAIHRQASRQLEEQDFEYARVIQEEIQRCAEEAQRREHDDEEIAKRMQEEEEQRLRRSSQCYGSTGDPALPSPRHQDGAQYSTSTTRWPFSTSHNQTHSTGPWAVSQRVPAAETNTTSWSNQGHTDSIRQIRRELREPLREDLENSDTDSSEELSVWSQGLNERLNTAPLRQQASLRHPKERSCRSLSSRSSFTDDLRMLEEEGEDCNEDCYDDLDKRRPWTQGQQRKHREEYEGWFRSRDQDRDSRLGEVRERRRSRSESVRLHDRTTQSNRRLARTWSYKDNPDKHVHFQDDSRNSNGQHDESSQVWEMLGQVLRERGVPVRFGGNRAPLQIRPQSRNSQVLHGSGASCCEPQSHQRVFQRAVTSRHSFHGDIRERRSSYRDKSGRDHREDRDGLRHNMENTTEVYEISSRDSYLAGSSVHRYNNGERGDRNAYDYKDKRTPCQRRNWHDTIEQRLSSDEELEVERRREWPPRGAPQRSQSLSSSRASTRNRSRHTAAGVSLQSELGEASLDLGELHQVLQDEELARKLQEEEERLLRVNSQSTPCSSYPEGDFRVAQVAQDEEIARFMQKQEIKSKHRSRELEGPASWREHRAMITHHDKRVGRERQVQRERLDSEGLPSPTEDCSPENLPPSPTYTSPQGQQVRNIAEELDPTFQARRQDTEVLQVGQTGPACQPLPIPHSGLHDFLEEPTFIPPTKRQAEKSGRTKPKEKKENCKQQ